The proteins below come from a single Thermus islandicus DSM 21543 genomic window:
- a CDS encoding M20/M25/M40 family metallo-hydrolase, whose amino-acid sequence MEAFLEEARRLLAELVALPTVSAEGRALREGAARVAEVLEGLGLEAALHEGYGPPVVFAEGGVGERTLLFYNHYDVQPPDPLRLWATAPFALTERDGAWWGRGAHDDKGELVARVMALKLFKERHGFLPRVKFVVEGEEEVGSPHLEAYVADKRDLLQADAILWEAGGVDAQGRPYLYAGLKGIVALELRVRTAAFDLHSSYGAVVENPIYRLARALASLRDEEGRVLIPGFYDRVRPLTPLEREVLAEIPDESEALKEAFGVGGFLGGARGLEFNRRLYTEPCVNFNGVHAGYGGPGSKTVLPAEALAKLDFRLVPDQDPEEIPALLRAHLEAQGFHDVEVQVLEKGERPARSDLAHPFVKLAREALEEAFGARAVLYPSMAGSGPMYPFLHHLKAPAVGLGVGYPGSRVHSPNEHIRIRDFERGVRAILRLLELFFLGR is encoded by the coding sequence ATGGAGGCTTTTCTTGAGGAGGCAAGGCGTCTTCTTGCGGAGCTTGTGGCCCTGCCCACGGTGAGCGCCGAGGGACGGGCCTTGAGGGAGGGGGCGGCGAGGGTGGCCGAGGTTCTGGAGGGCCTCGGCCTCGAGGCCGCCCTTCACGAGGGCTACGGCCCCCCGGTGGTCTTCGCCGAGGGCGGGGTGGGGGAGAGGACCCTTCTCTTCTACAACCACTACGACGTCCAGCCCCCGGACCCCCTCAGGCTTTGGGCTACCGCCCCCTTCGCCCTCACCGAGCGGGACGGGGCCTGGTGGGGCCGGGGGGCCCACGACGACAAGGGGGAGCTCGTGGCCCGGGTGATGGCCCTAAAGCTCTTCAAGGAGCGGCATGGCTTCCTCCCCCGGGTGAAGTTCGTGGTGGAGGGGGAGGAGGAGGTGGGCAGCCCCCACCTCGAGGCCTACGTGGCCGACAAGAGGGACCTGTTGCAGGCGGACGCCATCCTTTGGGAGGCGGGGGGCGTGGACGCGCAGGGGAGGCCTTACCTCTACGCCGGGCTCAAGGGGATCGTGGCCCTGGAGCTAAGGGTGCGGACGGCGGCCTTTGACCTGCACTCCTCCTACGGGGCGGTGGTGGAAAACCCCATCTACCGCTTGGCCCGGGCCTTGGCCTCCCTGAGGGACGAGGAGGGGAGGGTTTTGATCCCGGGCTTTTACGACCGGGTCCGCCCCCTCACCCCTTTGGAGAGGGAGGTGCTGGCCGAGATCCCAGACGAGTCCGAGGCCCTTAAGGAGGCCTTCGGCGTGGGGGGCTTCCTGGGCGGGGCCAGGGGCCTGGAGTTTAACCGGCGGCTTTACACCGAGCCCTGCGTCAACTTTAACGGCGTCCACGCCGGGTACGGAGGCCCCGGCTCCAAAACGGTCCTCCCGGCGGAGGCCTTGGCCAAGCTGGACTTCCGCCTCGTGCCCGACCAGGACCCGGAGGAGATCCCCGCCCTCCTCCGGGCCCACCTCGAGGCCCAAGGCTTCCACGACGTGGAAGTGCAGGTCCTGGAAAAGGGGGAAAGGCCTGCCCGCTCAGACCTCGCCCACCCCTTCGTGAAGCTCGCTCGGGAGGCCCTGGAGGAGGCCTTCGGGGCGAGGGCGGTCCTCTACCCCAGCATGGCGGGCTCAGGGCCCATGTACCCCTTCCTCCACCACCTGAAGGCCCCGGCGGTAGGCCTCGGCGTGGGCTACCCGGGAAGCCGGGTCCACAGCCCCAACGAGCACATCCGCATCCGGGACTTTGAGCGGGGGGTGCGGGCCATCCTGCGCCTCTTAGAGCTCTTCTTCTTGGGCCGTTAG
- a CDS encoding Asp23/Gls24 family envelope stress response protein — MVDYEISDQALEGLVTHALSGLEGVRLLEAPRSLGEVFRRTKPVKVERSPEGLSVDLVLSVDYGVAIPELAREVQRSVAEALFLATGQKVRAVNLTVAQVEYRQGGHA, encoded by the coding sequence ATGGTGGACTACGAGATCAGCGACCAGGCCCTCGAGGGCCTGGTGACGCATGCCCTTTCCGGCCTCGAGGGGGTCCGCCTCTTGGAGGCGCCCCGTTCCTTGGGGGAGGTGTTCCGCCGGACGAAGCCCGTCAAGGTGGAGCGTTCTCCGGAGGGGCTTTCCGTGGACCTCGTCCTCTCCGTGGACTACGGGGTGGCCATCCCGGAGCTGGCCCGCGAGGTGCAGCGCTCCGTGGCCGAGGCCCTCTTCCTGGCTACGGGCCAAAAGGTGAGGGCGGTGAACCTCACCGTGGCCCAGGTGGAGTACCGGCAGGGAGGCCATGCGTAG
- the efp gene encoding elongation factor P, with amino-acid sequence MISVTDLRPGTKVRMEGGLYECVEYQHQKLGRGGAKVVAKFKNLETGATVERTFNSGERLEDIYVETRELQYLYPEGDDLVFMDLETYEQFHVPKERVEAARFLKEGMTVLADMYEGRPLKVVPPTVVELKVVDTPPGVRGDTVSGGSKPATLETGAVVQVPLFVEPGEVIKVDTRTGEYVGRA; translated from the coding sequence ATGATCAGCGTGACCGATCTACGCCCGGGAACCAAGGTGAGGATGGAGGGCGGGCTTTACGAGTGCGTGGAGTACCAGCACCAGAAGCTGGGCCGGGGCGGGGCCAAGGTGGTGGCCAAGTTCAAGAACCTGGAGACGGGGGCCACGGTGGAGCGCACCTTTAACTCGGGGGAGAGGTTGGAGGACATTTACGTGGAGACCCGCGAGCTCCAGTACCTCTACCCGGAAGGGGACGACCTGGTCTTCATGGACCTGGAGACCTACGAGCAGTTCCACGTCCCCAAGGAGCGGGTGGAGGCCGCCCGCTTCCTGAAGGAGGGGATGACGGTGCTCGCCGACATGTACGAAGGCCGTCCCCTCAAGGTGGTCCCGCCCACGGTGGTGGAGCTCAAGGTGGTGGACACGCCTCCCGGGGTCCGAGGGGACACGGTCTCCGGGGGGAGCAAGCCCGCCACCCTGGAAACCGGGGCTGTGGTCCAGGTCCCCCTCTTCGTGGAGCCGGGGGAGGTCATCAAGGTGGACACCCGGACCGGGGAGTACGTGGGCCGGGCTTAG
- the nusB gene encoding transcription antitermination factor NusB — MRRRARELAMRALFAHTQGGVELEEALRHALEEMGGEEDPYGDPLDEEGVAFARRLLEGYKAHQEEVDRLLRQTVEGWDFAQMSKTDLTVLRLAAYEMLYEPTPYAPLIEVAVKIANRYGGEHSGAFVNGVLGRLYRRIREGEVQAVPKED, encoded by the coding sequence ATGCGTAGGCGGGCACGGGAGCTGGCCATGCGGGCCCTCTTCGCCCACACCCAAGGCGGCGTGGAGCTGGAGGAGGCCCTGCGCCACGCCCTGGAGGAGATGGGGGGGGAGGAGGACCCCTACGGCGACCCCCTGGACGAGGAGGGCGTGGCCTTTGCCCGGAGGCTCCTTGAGGGCTACAAGGCCCACCAGGAGGAGGTGGACCGCCTCTTGAGACAGACGGTGGAGGGCTGGGACTTCGCCCAGATGTCCAAGACCGACCTCACCGTGCTCCGCCTGGCCGCCTACGAGATGCTCTACGAGCCCACCCCCTATGCCCCCCTCATAGAGGTGGCGGTGAAGATCGCCAACCGCTACGGGGGCGAGCATTCCGGGGCCTTTGTGAACGGGGTTCTGGGTAGGCTCTACCGGCGCATCCGGGAAGGGGAGGTCCAGGCCGTGCCCAAGGAGGATTAA
- the mglA gene encoding GTPase MglA: protein MSTINFANREINFKIVYYGPGLSGKTTNLKWVYSKIPEGRKGEMVSLATEDERTLFFDFLPLDLGEVKGFKTRFHLYTVPGQVFYNASRKLILRGVDGIVFVADSAPNRLRANAESMRNMRENLAEYGLRVEDLPVVLQVNKRDLPDALPVEMVQAVVDPEGRFPVFEAVATEGKGVFETLREVSRLVLARVGST from the coding sequence ATGAGCACCATCAACTTCGCGAACCGCGAGATCAACTTCAAAATCGTCTACTACGGCCCAGGGCTTTCGGGGAAGACCACCAACTTGAAGTGGGTCTACAGCAAGATCCCGGAGGGGCGCAAGGGGGAGATGGTCTCCCTGGCCACCGAGGACGAGCGCACCCTCTTCTTTGACTTCCTGCCCCTGGACCTAGGCGAGGTCAAGGGCTTCAAGACCCGCTTCCACCTTTACACCGTGCCGGGCCAGGTCTTCTACAACGCCAGCCGCAAGCTCATCCTAAGGGGAGTGGACGGCATCGTCTTCGTGGCCGACTCCGCCCCAAACCGCCTTAGGGCCAACGCCGAGAGCATGCGCAACATGCGGGAAAACCTGGCGGAGTATGGCCTGAGGGTGGAGGACCTTCCCGTAGTCCTCCAGGTCAACAAGCGCGACCTGCCCGACGCCCTCCCCGTGGAGATGGTCCAGGCAGTGGTGGACCCAGAAGGGCGCTTCCCCGTCTTTGAAGCCGTGGCCACCGAGGGTAAAGGGGTTTTTGAGACCCTGAGGGAGGTCAGCCGGCTGGTGCTCGCCCGCGTGGGAAGCACCTGA
- the accB gene encoding acetyl-CoA carboxylase biotin carboxyl carrier protein → MTPKELRQILQALVEHGVSELTLETPDYKLTVRRGGEVQMVAVPQVVAAPAPAAAPIPAAVPELAPAPPSAPKGATPPEEDACPGCVEVRAPIVGTFYRAPAPDAPPYVQEGDRVEKGQVLCIIEAMKLMNEIESEVSGIVRKILVQNGEPVEYGQPLFLIQPV, encoded by the coding sequence ATGACGCCGAAAGAGCTTAGGCAGATCCTTCAGGCCCTGGTGGAGCACGGGGTGAGCGAGCTTACCCTGGAAACCCCCGATTACAAGCTCACCGTGCGCCGCGGCGGGGAGGTGCAGATGGTGGCCGTGCCCCAGGTGGTGGCCGCGCCTGCCCCGGCGGCCGCGCCGATCCCGGCGGCCGTACCGGAGCTCGCCCCTGCGCCGCCCTCTGCCCCTAAGGGGGCTACCCCGCCCGAAGAGGACGCCTGCCCGGGGTGCGTGGAGGTCCGCGCTCCCATCGTGGGTACCTTCTACCGGGCCCCCGCCCCCGACGCGCCCCCTTACGTCCAGGAAGGGGACCGGGTGGAGAAGGGGCAGGTCCTTTGCATCATCGAGGCCATGAAGCTGATGAACGAGATTGAGTCCGAGGTCTCGGGCATCGTGCGCAAGATCCTGGTCCAAAACGGGGAGCCCGTGGAGTACGGACAGCCCCTCTTCCTCATCCAGCCCGTATGA
- the mglB gene encoding GTPase-activating protein MglB — translation MVEPSLVLYGALYERALDLLEDTLRETGARYALLIDRKGFVLAHKEALWAPKPPPLDSLATLVAGNAAATQALAKLLGEARFQEVVHQGERMGLYVDEAGEHALLVLVFDEGAPLGKVKLYGKRAAEGLAGIAQEALAHPPKLTLDTEYREGVNALLGELFGN, via the coding sequence ATGGTGGAACCCTCCCTGGTCCTCTACGGGGCCCTCTACGAGCGGGCCCTGGACCTCCTCGAGGACACCCTCAGGGAAACCGGGGCCCGCTACGCCCTCCTCATAGACCGCAAGGGGTTCGTCCTGGCCCACAAGGAGGCCCTCTGGGCCCCGAAGCCTCCCCCCCTGGACTCCCTCGCCACCCTGGTGGCGGGAAACGCCGCGGCGACCCAGGCCCTGGCCAAGCTCCTAGGGGAAGCCCGGTTCCAGGAGGTGGTCCACCAGGGGGAGCGCATGGGCCTCTACGTGGACGAGGCCGGGGAGCACGCCCTTCTGGTCCTCGTCTTTGATGAGGGGGCCCCCCTGGGCAAGGTGAAGCTCTACGGCAAGCGGGCGGCGGAGGGCCTGGCCGGGATCGCCCAGGAGGCCCTGGCCCACCCGCCTAAGCTCACCCTGGACACGGAGTACCGGGAAGGCGTCAACGCCCTTTTGGGCGAGCTCTTCGGAAACTAG
- a CDS encoding divergent PAP2 family protein, whose translation MELFANHVFWTAVLANLVAQTLKLLFYYRLEGRFQWERFLETGGMPSTHSATVSALAVSVGLNEGFDSALFAVAAVFALIVMYDATGIRRAAGLHAQLLNQLVQELQKLVERGFAQEPLKELLGHTYLEVFVGALLGLLVALGVHALLPAW comes from the coding sequence ATGGAGCTTTTCGCTAACCACGTCTTCTGGACGGCCGTCCTCGCCAACCTCGTGGCCCAGACCCTTAAGCTCCTCTTCTACTACCGCCTCGAGGGCCGCTTCCAGTGGGAACGCTTTCTGGAGACGGGGGGCATGCCCTCCACCCATTCCGCCACGGTGAGCGCCTTGGCGGTGAGCGTGGGCCTGAACGAGGGCTTTGACAGCGCCCTCTTCGCCGTGGCCGCCGTTTTTGCCCTCATCGTCATGTACGACGCCACGGGCATCCGCCGGGCTGCGGGCCTCCACGCCCAACTCCTCAATCAGCTGGTGCAGGAGCTGCAGAAGCTGGTGGAGCGGGGCTTCGCCCAGGAGCCCCTGAAGGAGCTCCTAGGCCACACCTACCTCGAGGTCTTCGTCGGGGCCCTCCTTGGGCTTTTGGTGGCCCTTGGGGTTCACGCCCTTCTCCCCGCCTGGTAG
- the accC gene encoding acetyl-CoA carboxylase biotin carboxylase subunit, which yields MKKVLIANRGEIALRIIRAARELGLKTVVAHSTADEKSLPVLLADEAICVGPPPSGQSYLNIPNLLSAAIVTGADAVHPGYGFLAENATFAEMCREHGLTFIGPTPENMRALGDKATARKVAREVGVPTVPGTDEVESVAEAKRAAQEIGYPVILKASAGGGGRGMRVVHTEEELERAVQQAQEEARAAFGNPAVYLEKYIEEPKHIEIQVLGDGERVIHLWERDCSIQRRHQKLLEEAPSLLPLETRQAIAEAARRLAEHVGYVSAGTLEFLVDKEGNFYFIEMNTRIQVEHPVTEMITGIDLVQAQFRIAAGEKLWLKQEDVEVRGHAIEVRVNAEDPEKGFRPSIGKVETLLFPGGPGIRVDSHLYAGYQIPPHYDSLIAKILAWAPTREEAIRRMERALSETVIEGPGLKTTIPFHQKVLQNAFFRRGAVYTNFVARRMEV from the coding sequence ATGAAGAAGGTGCTCATCGCCAACCGGGGCGAGATCGCCTTAAGGATCATCCGGGCGGCCAGGGAGCTCGGCCTCAAGACCGTGGTGGCCCACTCCACCGCCGACGAGAAGAGCCTGCCCGTGCTCCTTGCCGACGAGGCCATCTGCGTGGGGCCGCCCCCCTCGGGCCAGAGCTACCTCAACATCCCCAACCTCCTCTCGGCGGCCATCGTCACGGGGGCGGACGCCGTCCACCCGGGCTACGGATTCTTGGCGGAGAACGCCACCTTCGCGGAGATGTGCCGGGAGCACGGCCTCACCTTCATCGGCCCCACCCCGGAGAACATGAGGGCCCTGGGCGACAAGGCCACGGCCCGGAAGGTGGCCCGGGAGGTGGGGGTGCCCACGGTTCCGGGCACGGACGAGGTGGAGAGCGTGGCCGAGGCCAAGCGGGCGGCCCAGGAGATCGGCTACCCCGTGATCCTCAAGGCGAGCGCGGGGGGCGGGGGGCGGGGCATGCGGGTGGTCCACACCGAGGAGGAGCTGGAACGGGCCGTCCAGCAGGCCCAGGAGGAGGCCCGGGCCGCCTTCGGCAACCCCGCCGTCTACCTGGAGAAGTACATAGAGGAGCCCAAGCACATTGAGATCCAGGTCCTGGGGGACGGGGAGCGGGTGATCCACCTCTGGGAGCGGGACTGCTCCATCCAGCGCCGCCACCAGAAGCTTTTGGAGGAGGCCCCTAGCCTTTTGCCCCTGGAGACCCGGCAGGCCATCGCCGAGGCGGCGAGGAGGCTTGCGGAGCACGTGGGCTACGTCTCCGCGGGGACGCTGGAGTTCCTGGTGGACAAGGAGGGGAACTTCTACTTCATTGAGATGAACACCCGCATCCAGGTGGAGCATCCCGTTACGGAGATGATCACCGGGATTGACCTGGTGCAGGCCCAGTTCCGCATCGCCGCCGGGGAAAAGCTTTGGCTTAAGCAGGAGGACGTTGAGGTTCGGGGCCACGCCATAGAGGTGCGGGTGAACGCCGAGGACCCCGAGAAGGGCTTCCGGCCTTCCATCGGCAAGGTGGAGACCCTGCTCTTCCCCGGAGGTCCCGGCATCCGGGTGGACAGCCACCTCTATGCGGGCTACCAGATCCCGCCCCACTACGACAGCCTCATCGCCAAGATCCTCGCCTGGGCGCCCACCCGAGAGGAGGCCATAAGGCGCATGGAGCGGGCCCTTTCGGAAACGGTCATTGAGGGGCCTGGCCTCAAGACCACCATCCCCTTTCACCAGAAGGTGCTCCAGAACGCCTTCTTCCGCCGGGGGGCCGTGTACACCAACTTCGTGGCCCGGCGCATGGAGGTGTAG
- a CDS encoding tetrahydrofolate dehydrogenase/cyclohydrolase catalytic domain-containing protein, which yields MTETRLLLGHAAAEALYGELRETLRTLPFVPSLRVLRLGEDPASVAYVRLKDKRARELGLKSAVEVYPHDLPEEALLERIAELNGDEGVDGILVQLPLPPHIRTERVLEAISPLKDVDGFHPVNVGRLWSGGEGLFPCTPLGVVRLLKHYGVELRGREVVVIGRSNIVGKPMAGLLLREDATVTLAHSRTQDLPQVARRAEVLVVAVGRPYLVRRDWVRPGAVVVDVGVNRVDGRLLGDVHPEVAEVASALTPVPGGVGPMTVAMLMANTVKAALLRRHGAFR from the coding sequence ATGACGGAAACCCGACTGCTCTTGGGCCACGCGGCGGCCGAAGCCCTGTATGGGGAGCTTAGGGAGACCCTGAGGACCCTCCCCTTCGTCCCCTCCCTGAGGGTGCTCCGCCTGGGGGAGGATCCCGCCTCCGTGGCCTACGTGCGCCTCAAGGACAAAAGGGCCAGGGAGCTTGGCCTGAAGAGCGCGGTGGAGGTCTACCCCCACGACCTTCCCGAAGAAGCCCTTCTGGAGAGGATTGCGGAGCTCAACGGGGACGAGGGCGTGGATGGGATCCTGGTCCAGCTCCCCCTTCCGCCCCATATCCGAACGGAGCGGGTCCTCGAGGCCATCTCTCCCCTTAAGGACGTGGACGGCTTCCACCCGGTGAACGTGGGGCGGCTCTGGAGCGGGGGGGAGGGGCTTTTCCCCTGTACCCCTTTGGGGGTGGTGCGCCTTCTGAAGCACTACGGGGTGGAGCTTAGGGGGAGGGAGGTCGTGGTCATCGGCCGCTCCAACATCGTGGGCAAACCCATGGCTGGCCTTCTTCTCCGGGAGGACGCCACCGTGACCCTGGCCCACTCCCGCACCCAGGACCTTCCCCAGGTGGCCCGGCGGGCCGAGGTCCTGGTGGTGGCCGTGGGCCGGCCCTACCTGGTGCGGAGGGACTGGGTGCGTCCTGGGGCGGTGGTGGTGGACGTGGGGGTGAACCGGGTGGACGGGAGGCTGCTCGGCGACGTGCACCCCGAGGTGGCGGAGGTGGCCTCGGCCCTGACCCCGGTGCCCGGGGGGGTGGGCCCCATGACCGTGGCCATGCTCATGGCCAACACCGTGAAGGCAGCCCTTTTGCGCCGGCATGGAGCTTTTCGCTAA
- the speB gene encoding agmatinase — protein MRLVFGERDTPYAEARVVVLPVPYDLSLSFLPGARRGPEAILLASRELEPFLLELGVAPEEVGIYASEPVPWVAGSAEESHRRICEAALAHLRAGKFVVALGGDHSIAYPLVRAHREALGEFSLLHIDAHADLYPEWQGSVYSHASPFYRLLQEGFPLVQVGIRAMDQDSLRLARERGVALFPAHRIHREGLPLEEILSALGKRVYISLDFDALDPSVMPSVGTPLPGGLSYRQAVDLLEAVFRAKEVVGMDFVELSPNGQFHAEMTAAQLVYHAIGLKGLQAGWLAREADHI, from the coding sequence ATGCGCCTCGTCTTCGGCGAGCGGGACACCCCTTACGCCGAGGCCCGGGTGGTGGTCCTGCCCGTGCCCTACGACCTTTCCCTTTCCTTCCTCCCGGGGGCCCGGAGGGGTCCCGAGGCCATCCTCTTGGCGAGCCGGGAGCTGGAGCCCTTCCTCCTGGAGCTGGGGGTGGCCCCCGAGGAGGTGGGGATCTACGCCTCGGAGCCGGTCCCTTGGGTGGCGGGAAGTGCGGAGGAGAGCCACCGGCGGATCTGCGAAGCGGCCCTCGCCCACCTCCGGGCGGGGAAGTTCGTGGTGGCCCTCGGGGGGGACCACTCCATCGCCTATCCCCTGGTCCGGGCCCACCGGGAGGCCTTGGGGGAGTTTTCCCTCCTCCACATTGACGCCCACGCCGACCTCTACCCCGAGTGGCAGGGCTCGGTCTACTCCCACGCCTCGCCCTTTTACCGCCTTCTCCAAGAGGGCTTTCCCCTGGTGCAGGTGGGGATCCGGGCCATGGACCAAGACTCCCTGCGCTTGGCCCGGGAGAGGGGTGTAGCCCTCTTCCCGGCCCACCGGATTCACCGAGAGGGGCTTCCCCTGGAGGAGATCCTTTCCGCCCTGGGGAAGCGGGTCTACATCTCCTTGGACTTTGATGCCTTAGACCCCTCGGTGATGCCCAGCGTGGGCACTCCCCTTCCCGGGGGGCTCTCCTACCGCCAGGCGGTGGACCTCCTCGAGGCCGTCTTCCGGGCGAAGGAGGTGGTGGGGATGGACTTCGTGGAGCTCTCCCCAAACGGCCAGTTCCACGCCGAGATGACCGCGGCCCAGCTGGTCTACCACGCCATCGGCCTGAAGGGGCTTCAGGCGGGGTGGCTGGCCCGGGAGGCGGACCACATTTAG
- a CDS encoding alpha/beta hydrolase family protein, whose translation MRPGLWLPFLLAQALAQVLTLPELRQRTYGEGGFRVERTLEERPRFTRVQFSHLSDGLRVHGFANLPKGKGPFPVVVVLHGYVEPSRYRLLAYTTPYADFLAERGFLVLHPNYRGHPPSEGPPARGLRHPYAVDVLNLLAEVRKGVFPQADPARLALFGHSMGGGVAQLVSLVDPALKGVVLYGSMSGDERRNLERIRYWSGGARGGELFTLPPEALRQASAWTYLAELSVPFSVHHGLYDLEVPPEWSFELCRRLKVLKKPVECFHYPGGHLFRGQVDQAFRKRALSFLLRVLR comes from the coding sequence ATGCGCCCCGGGCTCTGGCTCCCCTTCCTCCTTGCCCAGGCCCTGGCCCAGGTTCTCACCCTGCCCGAGCTACGCCAGCGGACCTACGGAGAGGGGGGGTTCCGGGTGGAGCGTACCCTAGAGGAGCGCCCCCGCTTCACCCGGGTCCAGTTCTCCCACCTCTCGGACGGCCTTCGGGTCCACGGCTTCGCCAACCTGCCCAAGGGCAAAGGGCCCTTCCCGGTGGTGGTGGTTCTCCACGGCTACGTGGAGCCGAGCCGCTACCGCCTCCTCGCCTACACCACCCCCTACGCCGACTTCCTGGCGGAGAGGGGCTTCCTCGTCCTCCACCCCAACTACCGGGGCCATCCCCCCTCGGAGGGCCCCCCCGCCCGGGGCCTCCGCCACCCCTACGCCGTGGACGTGCTGAACCTGCTCGCCGAGGTGCGAAAAGGGGTCTTCCCCCAGGCGGATCCCGCCCGCCTCGCCCTCTTCGGCCACTCCATGGGAGGCGGCGTGGCCCAGCTCGTGAGCCTGGTGGACCCCGCTTTAAAAGGCGTGGTCCTCTACGGGAGCATGAGCGGGGACGAGCGGAGGAACCTGGAGCGGATCCGCTACTGGTCGGGGGGAGCTCGGGGAGGAGAGCTTTTCACCCTGCCGCCCGAGGCCCTCCGGCAGGCCTCCGCCTGGACCTATCTGGCGGAGCTTTCCGTGCCCTTCAGCGTCCACCACGGCCTTTACGATCTAGAGGTGCCGCCGGAATGGTCCTTTGAGCTTTGCCGCAGGCTCAAAGTCCTTAAGAAGCCCGTGGAGTGCTTCCACTACCCCGGGGGCCACCTCTTCCGGGGGCAGGTGGACCAGGCCTTTCGCAAAAGGGCGCTTTCCTTCCTCCTGCGGGTCTTGCGCTAG